A single Marinitoga aeolica DNA region contains:
- a CDS encoding TetR/AcrR family transcriptional regulator, which produces MARHNYDEEKIKEKKKLIMEAAKKIFYEKGYENTSMNEIARKLKMAKGTLYLYFSSKKDLFFSLVYEGLKILENMIKNDIKSAKSGLDKILNMGRAYIKFYREYPDYYSFVIKYESEKADLDTNEPLVINSYEKSEEIYDILKLLILKGIDDGSIREDIDINKISMLLWLQTIGVVQQFELRKKLYENWDEKFPASEILDYYIHFMKKSLKK; this is translated from the coding sequence ATAAAAGAAAAGAAAAAACTAATAATGGAAGCTGCAAAAAAAATTTTTTATGAGAAAGGTTATGAAAATACTTCTATGAATGAGATTGCCAGAAAATTAAAGATGGCAAAAGGTACGTTATACCTATATTTTTCAAGTAAAAAGGATTTATTTTTTTCTTTGGTATATGAAGGATTAAAAATATTGGAAAACATGATCAAAAACGATATTAAATCAGCTAAAAGTGGATTGGATAAGATTTTGAATATGGGAAGAGCTTATATTAAATTTTATAGAGAATATCCAGATTATTATAGTTTTGTTATAAAATATGAGTCTGAAAAAGCTGATCTGGATACAAATGAACCATTGGTTATAAATTCATATGAAAAAAGTGAAGAAATTTATGATATTTTAAAATTACTAATTTTAAAAGGGATAGATGATGGTTCAATAAGAGAAGATATTGATATTAATAAAATTTCTATGTTGTTATGGTTACAAACTATAGGTGTTGTACAGCAATTTGAATTGAGAAAAAAGTTATATGAAAATTGGGATGAGAAATTTCCTGCTTCTGAAATTTTAGATTACTATATTCATTTTATGAAAAAGAGTTTGAAGAAATAA
- a CDS encoding NAD(P)H-dependent flavin oxidoreductase, whose protein sequence is MLKKLKIGDIETKYPIVQGGMAVGISLDGLSSAVANAGGIGVIGTAGIGFFSNIKNYKKANIESLKNYIRKAKEKTKGIIGVNIMVALTDYAEMVKTAIDEGIDIIFSGAGLPLSLPSFLKKDSKTKLVPIVSSLKAAQIIVKRWMSKFNYLPDAFVLEGPLAGGHLGYKKDELFSENNKLENNIPILKEYLLNVEKNYGKKIPLIAGGGLYSKEDVEKVLALGADAVQMGTRFIATEECDADIKFKEAIINAKDENITIIKSPVGLPGRALKNSFIESVEKGEKKPYECRYHCIKTCNFRTAPYCIAKALYNAAIGNIEEGFVFTGGAVSKINKIQKVEDIIKELFES, encoded by the coding sequence ATTTTAAAAAAATTAAAAATAGGAGATATTGAAACAAAATACCCTATTGTCCAAGGTGGAATGGCTGTTGGAATTTCATTAGATGGCTTATCTTCCGCGGTAGCAAATGCTGGTGGAATAGGAGTTATTGGTACAGCTGGAATAGGTTTTTTCTCTAATATAAAAAATTATAAAAAGGCTAATATAGAAAGTCTAAAGAATTATATTAGAAAAGCTAAAGAAAAAACTAAAGGTATTATAGGTGTAAATATTATGGTAGCTTTAACTGATTATGCTGAAATGGTAAAAACAGCTATTGATGAAGGTATAGATATTATATTTTCAGGTGCAGGCCTCCCTTTATCTTTACCATCTTTTTTGAAAAAAGATAGTAAAACAAAGTTAGTACCTATAGTTTCATCTTTAAAGGCAGCTCAAATTATAGTAAAAAGATGGATGTCTAAATTCAATTATCTTCCTGATGCTTTTGTATTAGAAGGTCCTTTAGCTGGTGGTCATTTAGGATATAAAAAAGATGAATTATTTTCAGAAAATAATAAATTAGAAAACAATATTCCTATATTAAAAGAATATTTATTGAATGTAGAAAAAAATTATGGAAAAAAAATACCTCTTATAGCTGGAGGAGGATTATATTCAAAAGAAGATGTAGAAAAAGTCTTAGCATTAGGAGCTGACGCTGTTCAAATGGGGACACGATTTATTGCGACAGAAGAATGTGATGCTGATATAAAATTCAAAGAAGCAATTATTAATGCTAAAGATGAAAATATTACAATAATAAAAAGTCCTGTTGGATTACCTGGAAGAGCATTGAAAAATTCATTTATTGAATCAGTAGAAAAAGGCGAAAAGAAACCATATGAATGTAGATATCATTGTATAAAAACATGTAATTTTAGAACAGCTCCATATTGTATTGCAAAAGCATTGTATAATGCAGCAATAGGGAATATTGAAGAAGGATTTGTTTTTACTGGTGGTGCAGTTTCGAAAATTAATAAAATTCAAAAAGTTGAGGATATTATTAAAGAATTATTTGAAAGTTAA
- a CDS encoding acyl carrier protein, whose translation MDKKELFEKVKGIMTESLSIEEEKITENASLTDDLELDSLELVDLTMDFENELGISIDDSELEKIKTVGDIVEILASK comes from the coding sequence ATGGATAAAAAAGAGTTATTTGAAAAAGTAAAAGGAATTATGACTGAAAGTTTAAGTATTGAAGAAGAGAAAATTACAGAAAATGCAAGTTTAACAGATGATTTAGAATTAGATTCATTAGAGTTAGTTGATCTAACTATGGATTTTGAAAATGAATTAGGAATTTCTATTGATGATTCAGAATTAGAAAAAATAAAAACAGTTGGAGATATTGTAGAAATATTAGCAAGTAAATAA
- the ligA gene encoding NAD-dependent DNA ligase LigA → MIPENIKKEYNELKNLIEKYNYHYYVLNNPLISDTDYDKLFNKFIKLEKKYPELKTPDSPSYRVGGYIISEFKTVQHTVPMLSLDNTYNEQDILEFHERVKKLLNKENVDYSCELKIDGISISLRYEKGILSQAITRGNGITGDDVTENVKTIRSIPLKLKEEIDIEVRGEIFMPKKEFLRINEQREEEGLAVFANPRNATAGTIKSLDTSEVAKRHLDSFIYYILNPENYNLKTQYEALIYLKDLGFKTNEHSKLAKNIDEVIEYWKYWTENKKDLDYDIDGTVIKVNSFEEQAILGSTARSPRWAIAFKFPAEQAITKVKDIVFQVGSTGIITPVAIFEPVFLEGTTVQRASLHNFEYIKERDIRINDYVKIEKAGGIIPQIVNVIIEKRNGNEIPVKEPEKCPVCGGEVGKLNPSEVAIRCLNPLCKAKLKRNLEVWVSRDAMNIQGLGPKLINRIVEAKLVEKVSDLYKLDHFKLATLGYGVGPKMISKILQQIEDSKQRGLDKVLYGLGIPNVGKKIAKDLAKKFKSIDNLITAEYDELISIEGIGDDIAQQIYDFFRNDRVREIIDELKKAGVKLENEEITSEGIFNGVSICATGELERMPRSKLKELIEKNGGVFKDTVTKKLDLLVVGKNAGSKLEKAKKFGIPIMTEEEFFNKYNIM, encoded by the coding sequence ATGATACCGGAAAATATTAAAAAAGAATACAATGAATTAAAAAATTTAATTGAAAAATATAATTACCATTATTACGTTTTAAATAATCCCCTAATTTCAGATACTGATTATGATAAACTATTTAATAAATTTATAAAATTAGAAAAAAAATATCCAGAATTAAAAACACCTGATTCACCAAGTTATAGAGTTGGTGGTTATATTATTTCTGAATTTAAAACTGTACAACATACAGTTCCTATGTTAAGTTTGGATAATACCTATAATGAACAAGATATTCTTGAGTTTCATGAGAGAGTTAAAAAACTATTAAATAAAGAAAATGTTGATTATAGTTGTGAATTAAAAATTGATGGTATATCTATTTCTTTAAGATATGAAAAAGGAATATTATCCCAAGCTATTACAAGAGGAAATGGAATAACTGGTGATGATGTTACGGAGAATGTTAAAACAATTCGCAGCATTCCATTGAAATTAAAAGAGGAAATCGATATTGAAGTGCGTGGAGAAATTTTCATGCCTAAAAAAGAATTTCTAAGAATAAATGAACAAAGAGAAGAAGAAGGATTAGCAGTTTTTGCTAATCCAAGAAATGCTACTGCTGGAACGATAAAATCTCTTGACACATCAGAAGTTGCAAAAAGACATCTTGATTCTTTTATATATTATATTTTAAATCCAGAAAATTATAATTTAAAAACTCAATATGAAGCTTTAATATATTTAAAAGACTTAGGATTTAAAACCAATGAACATTCAAAACTTGCGAAAAATATTGATGAAGTAATAGAATATTGGAAATATTGGACAGAAAATAAAAAGGATTTAGATTATGATATTGATGGTACAGTAATAAAAGTTAATTCTTTTGAAGAACAAGCAATTTTAGGTAGTACAGCGCGATCTCCAAGATGGGCTATAGCTTTCAAATTCCCTGCAGAACAGGCAATAACTAAAGTAAAAGATATTGTTTTTCAAGTTGGGAGCACGGGAATTATAACCCCAGTAGCAATTTTTGAACCTGTATTCTTAGAAGGAACTACAGTTCAAAGAGCAAGTTTACATAATTTTGAATATATTAAAGAAAGAGATATTAGGATTAATGATTATGTTAAAATAGAAAAAGCTGGTGGAATAATACCTCAAATTGTTAATGTTATTATAGAAAAAAGAAATGGCAATGAAATACCAGTTAAAGAACCAGAAAAATGTCCTGTTTGTGGTGGAGAAGTTGGAAAATTAAATCCATCTGAAGTTGCTATAAGGTGTTTAAATCCATTGTGTAAAGCAAAACTTAAAAGAAATTTAGAAGTATGGGTTTCAAGGGATGCGATGAATATTCAAGGTCTTGGTCCTAAACTTATAAACAGAATTGTTGAGGCAAAATTAGTAGAAAAAGTATCAGATTTATATAAATTAGATCATTTTAAATTAGCAACGTTAGGTTATGGAGTTGGACCTAAAATGATTAGCAAAATACTTCAACAAATAGAAGATTCAAAACAAAGAGGTCTTGATAAGGTATTATATGGTTTAGGAATACCAAATGTTGGAAAAAAAATAGCAAAAGACCTTGCTAAAAAATTTAAATCTATAGATAATTTAATAACTGCTGAATATGATGAATTAATTTCAATTGAAGGTATAGGCGATGATATAGCTCAACAAATATATGACTTTTTTAGAAATGATAGAGTTAGAGAAATTATAGATGAATTAAAAAAAGCTGGTGTAAAATTAGAAAATGAAGAAATAACTTCTGAAGGAATATTTAATGGAGTATCTATATGTGCTACTGGAGAATTAGAAAGAATGCCTAGGAGCAAATTAAAGGAATTAATTGAAAAAAATGGAGGGGTTTTCAAAGATACCGTTACTAAAAAATTAGACCTATTAGTTGTTGGAAAAAATGCAGGTAGCAAACTTGAAAAAGCTAAAAAATTTGGCATACCGATAATGACTGAAGAAGAATTTTTTAATAAATATAATATTATGTAA
- the acpS gene encoding holo-ACP synthase, translating into MIKGIGIDIIEINRITLGIEKKVLSKKELELFKNFSGENRKKEFIAGRFSVKESLIKAFGTFIPYKEITILNDEKGKPYFDEETIIYLKEKFGNYKIHLSISHERNYATSIVIIEDN; encoded by the coding sequence ATGATAAAAGGAATTGGCATTGATATTATTGAAATAAATAGAATTACATTAGGTATAGAAAAAAAAGTTTTAAGTAAAAAAGAATTGGAATTATTTAAAAATTTTTCTGGAGAAAATAGAAAAAAAGAATTTATTGCAGGAAGATTTTCTGTAAAAGAGTCTTTAATAAAAGCTTTTGGGACCTTCATTCCTTATAAAGAAATAACTATATTGAATGATGAAAAAGGAAAACCTTATTTTGATGAAGAAACTATAATTTATTTAAAGGAAAAATTTGGGAATTATAAAATACATCTTTCTATTTCTCATGAAAGAAATTATGCTACATCAATAGTTATAATCGAAGATAATTAA
- a CDS encoding cell division protein FtsA, giving the protein MFALDIGTRFIVGIISDMVNDSEIIIKDVAIKEHENRAMLDGQIHDVTKVSKGVEKVINELKKNNNEIKNVAVALAGRFLVTAVGEYEKDISEFKHIDYNTMKSLELEAVKNAVENLDIEKNFYCVGYSVLYYELDGEWIKKLEGQKGNIAKVKVIAAFLPKNVVDAMLAVLELNNLEPVHITLEPIAAMNLIVPEDLRTLNIAMVDVGAGTSDIAISKDGTIIGYGMVPMAGDEISEAISKELLVDFKTAELIKRTLNSDDNEIIKYKDILDFEHEITKEEIMQIIEPVIEEITSKISEKILELNGKPPIAVMVVGGGGKVPEFIDKLSLKLNLSRNRITLKNIKNIDYVKFENNVNFEGSEFITPVGIAYVAHKNEGNVFARVMVNNKPINMMLVGGNISVIQVLLQAGFTINDLVGKPAPAISYELNGELKFIPGEKGKEAPIKINGLLSDLKTPIKPGDIIEVGKPEDGKTKKAFLKDVIKPYKIFIDGQKYEIYPRILKNGKDASIEEELNDGDKIETKNPYVKDITLESSIVKFIINNVPYEIPAGKIILRNGVILGDFDELYDNDNLNSKILELPAIKDFVDIKPEKYITVTLNGNNIELPVEEIIIKDKNNNRIDINSKVYNNMNLKVEKIEKEIKLLDLFLHIDFDISNFTKYRIFINEKEIFSFNEKINNGDIIRMEFE; this is encoded by the coding sequence ATGTTTGCGCTCGATATAGGAACAAGATTTATCGTGGGTATAATATCTGATATGGTTAATGATTCAGAAATAATAATAAAAGATGTTGCTATTAAAGAACATGAAAATAGAGCTATGTTAGATGGCCAAATTCATGATGTCACAAAAGTTTCAAAAGGGGTAGAGAAAGTAATTAATGAATTAAAGAAAAACAATAATGAGATAAAAAATGTTGCAGTCGCATTGGCTGGAAGATTTCTAGTAACAGCCGTAGGTGAATATGAAAAAGATATATCTGAATTTAAACATATTGATTATAATACAATGAAAAGTCTTGAACTAGAAGCAGTAAAGAATGCTGTAGAAAACCTTGATATAGAAAAAAATTTCTATTGCGTTGGCTATTCTGTATTATATTATGAATTAGATGGTGAATGGATAAAAAAATTAGAAGGTCAAAAAGGTAACATAGCTAAAGTTAAGGTAATTGCAGCTTTTTTACCTAAAAATGTTGTTGATGCAATGCTTGCTGTATTAGAACTGAATAACCTAGAACCTGTTCATATAACCCTTGAACCTATTGCTGCAATGAATTTAATCGTTCCTGAAGATTTGAGAACATTGAATATTGCAATGGTTGATGTTGGAGCAGGAACAAGTGATATTGCTATATCAAAAGATGGAACTATAATTGGCTATGGTATGGTGCCAATGGCAGGTGATGAAATATCCGAAGCTATTTCAAAGGAGTTATTAGTTGATTTTAAAACTGCTGAACTAATAAAAAGAACATTAAATTCTGATGATAATGAAATTATTAAATACAAAGATATATTGGATTTTGAACATGAAATAACGAAAGAAGAAATTATGCAAATTATTGAACCCGTAATAGAAGAAATCACAAGCAAAATTTCAGAAAAAATTCTTGAATTAAATGGGAAGCCTCCTATTGCTGTTATGGTAGTTGGTGGTGGCGGAAAAGTTCCAGAATTTATAGATAAGTTATCCTTAAAATTGAATTTATCAAGAAATAGAATCACCTTGAAAAATATTAAAAATATAGATTATGTTAAATTCGAAAATAATGTAAATTTTGAAGGTAGTGAATTTATTACACCTGTTGGAATAGCATATGTTGCTCATAAAAATGAAGGAAATGTTTTTGCCAGAGTAATGGTCAATAATAAACCTATAAATATGATGCTTGTGGGCGGAAATATTTCTGTAATACAGGTTCTATTACAAGCAGGGTTTACAATAAATGATCTTGTTGGGAAACCTGCGCCTGCAATATCTTATGAATTAAACGGTGAATTAAAATTTATCCCTGGTGAAAAAGGAAAAGAGGCTCCAATTAAAATAAATGGTTTATTATCAGATTTAAAAACTCCTATAAAACCAGGAGATATTATTGAAGTGGGAAAACCTGAGGATGGAAAAACAAAAAAAGCATTTTTAAAAGATGTGATAAAACCATATAAAATATTTATTGATGGTCAAAAATATGAAATATATCCTAGAATATTAAAAAATGGAAAAGATGCCAGCATTGAAGAAGAATTGAATGATGGTGATAAAATAGAAACTAAGAATCCATATGTTAAAGATATAACCTTGGAATCTTCTATTGTAAAATTTATTATTAATAATGTACCCTATGAAATTCCAGCTGGGAAAATTATTTTAAGGAATGGTGTAATATTAGGTGATTTCGATGAATTATATGATAATGATAATTTAAATTCTAAAATTTTGGAATTACCAGCTATTAAGGATTTTGTAGATATAAAACCGGAAAAATATATAACTGTAACACTAAATGGAAATAATATAGAATTACCTGTTGAGGAAATTATTATAAAGGATAAAAATAATAATAGAATAGATATTAATAGTAAAGTTTATAATAATATGAATTTGAAGGTCGAAAAAATAGAAAAAGAAATTAAATTATTAGACTTATTCTTACATATTGATTTTGATATTTCAAATTTCACAAAATATCGAATATTTATAAACGAAAAAGAAATTTTTAGTTTTAATGAAAAAATAAACAATGGAGATATTATAAGGATGGAATTTGAATGA
- a CDS encoding endonuclease MutS2, whose product MNLKTYKDLEINKILEIISSFSSSEYGKNFIIKNFKYIKDYEVLKNEYEIIEEFNNFIIKYGEFDLRGIPAIYSEIEKIENNIYLTPIEYKKISNFLSQSLNIIKENKSFLKGYNNLEKIIFSIPDTMNYVKLVEKSIDDDGNVKDTASDNLRQLRRKIEITKKNLYNSLKHIISKYRKYVVLERPTLKNNRYCIVIRSEHKNKINGSIIAYSDTGVSAYIEPYEVGKLNSELSDLIASEKAEISRILGKIFLETNKNLYNINKTIKIIEYIDGLNTKIRYAKKNNYVFSLPNKIEHTIYLDGIRHPLIEKEKVIPVNLKLSPKKLGMIITGPNTGGKTVVLKSVGLSIVFAHSVFPVPAYNAKIPYFKNVFTDIGDEQSIEQTLSTFSAHLKNVKFILDNADNMSLILIDELGTGTDPIEGSALALAIIEKLIELNSTFFVTSHLSAVKIFSIENENLLSASMGFDKETLSPTYRLLVGVPGASHAIDIAEKLGLPEDVLLKANNFLSKEQVFDEKILENLTQIYEELEKEKEEHKLKHKEVISLKNDLEKKLELLKKKEIEKIDKEVKQYKEYLKNLKKEIDHYINILKKEKDITNIRHLSKLVETKKKEIDNLKIQKKENQVKNIKVGDIVNISGEKAKVIKKKGEKILVSFIDKPFELSVSIDEIDFKKDEIKKETNVNNKIHIIKNVKNEIDIRGQTVEEALPEVEKFISDLLASNLNGGYIIHGKGTGKLALGIWNYLRKNKRVKTFRLGNDNEGGTGVTFIELK is encoded by the coding sequence ATGAATTTAAAAACCTATAAAGACCTTGAAATAAATAAAATATTAGAAATTATATCAAGTTTCTCATCTTCTGAATACGGAAAAAATTTTATTATAAAAAACTTCAAATATATAAAAGATTATGAAGTGTTAAAAAATGAATATGAAATTATTGAAGAGTTTAATAATTTTATTATAAAATATGGTGAATTTGATTTAAGAGGTATTCCTGCTATATATTCTGAAATTGAAAAAATTGAAAATAATATATATTTAACTCCTATAGAATACAAAAAAATTTCAAACTTTTTATCTCAATCATTAAATATAATAAAAGAAAATAAATCATTCTTAAAAGGGTACAACAATTTAGAAAAAATAATTTTTTCTATTCCTGATACTATGAATTATGTAAAATTAGTAGAAAAATCTATCGATGATGATGGTAATGTAAAAGATACTGCAAGTGATAATTTAAGGCAATTAAGAAGAAAAATTGAAATAACAAAAAAAAATTTATATAACTCATTAAAACATATTATATCAAAGTATCGTAAATATGTAGTTTTAGAACGACCTACATTAAAAAACAATAGATATTGCATTGTTATAAGATCGGAACATAAAAATAAGATAAATGGTTCTATTATAGCTTATTCAGATACAGGAGTTTCCGCATATATAGAACCATATGAAGTTGGTAAATTAAATTCCGAATTATCTGATTTAATTGCCTCAGAAAAAGCGGAAATTTCAAGAATTTTAGGAAAGATATTTTTAGAAACCAATAAAAATTTGTACAATATAAATAAAACGATAAAAATTATTGAGTATATTGATGGATTAAATACAAAAATAAGATATGCCAAAAAAAATAATTATGTATTTTCATTACCAAATAAAATTGAACATACTATCTATTTGGATGGTATTCGGCATCCATTAATAGAAAAAGAAAAGGTTATTCCTGTTAATCTAAAATTATCTCCCAAAAAATTGGGTATGATAATTACAGGACCAAACACAGGTGGAAAAACCGTAGTATTAAAATCTGTTGGTCTCAGCATTGTATTTGCTCATTCTGTTTTTCCAGTACCAGCATATAATGCAAAAATACCATATTTTAAAAATGTTTTCACAGATATAGGTGATGAACAAAGCATTGAACAAACATTAAGTACTTTTTCTGCTCATTTGAAAAATGTGAAGTTTATTCTTGACAATGCTGATAATATGTCTTTGATATTGATAGACGAATTGGGGACTGGAACAGATCCCATTGAAGGCTCCGCATTAGCACTAGCTATTATTGAAAAGTTAATTGAATTAAATTCAACTTTTTTTGTTACTTCCCATTTATCTGCTGTAAAAATATTCTCTATAGAAAATGAAAATCTATTATCTGCATCTATGGGATTTGATAAAGAAACTTTATCCCCAACTTATAGATTATTAGTAGGTGTTCCTGGTGCTTCTCACGCCATAGATATTGCAGAAAAGCTAGGATTACCAGAAGATGTATTATTAAAAGCCAATAATTTTCTTAGCAAAGAACAGGTTTTCGATGAAAAAATTTTAGAAAATTTAACGCAAATTTATGAGGAGCTTGAAAAAGAAAAGGAAGAACATAAATTAAAGCATAAAGAAGTAATATCTTTAAAAAATGATTTAGAGAAAAAACTGGAATTGTTGAAAAAAAAGGAAATAGAAAAAATCGATAAAGAAGTAAAACAATATAAAGAGTATTTAAAAAATTTAAAAAAAGAAATAGATCACTATATAAATATTTTAAAAAAAGAAAAGGACATAACTAATATAAGACATCTAAGCAAATTAGTTGAAACTAAAAAAAAGGAAATAGATAATTTAAAGATTCAAAAAAAGGAAAATCAAGTTAAAAATATTAAAGTGGGAGATATTGTAAATATATCTGGAGAAAAAGCAAAAGTTATAAAGAAAAAAGGAGAAAAAATCCTTGTAAGTTTTATTGATAAACCTTTCGAATTAAGTGTTTCAATAGATGAGATAGATTTTAAAAAAGATGAAATAAAAAAAGAAACTAATGTAAACAACAAAATTCATATTATAAAAAATGTTAAAAATGAAATAGATATACGTGGTCAAACTGTAGAAGAGGCTTTGCCTGAAGTAGAAAAATTCATATCTGATTTATTAGCTTCAAACCTAAATGGTGGATATATTATTCATGGTAAAGGAACTGGAAAGCTAGCTTTAGGAATCTGGAATTATTTAAGAAAAAATAAAAGAGTAAAAACGTTTAGATTGGGTAATGATAATGAAGGGGGAACAGGTGTTACATTTATAGAACTTAAATAG
- the dxs gene encoding 1-deoxy-D-xylulose-5-phosphate synthase yields the protein MKEKPLYYAIRKMNYEQLDRFANRIRKYIYETVKKNTGHLSSNLGTVELTLALYRVFDPEKDIIIWDTSHQAYIHKLLTGRWHSFSTLRQRHGISGFTNINESKYDYFGAGHAGTSVAAALGYELGFRSQNINKNVIAIFGDGAMTSGMILESLNQLKSINSKIKIILLNNEMSISPNVGALAKMLNKIRISTDYFSLKEKIKVSLESTDVGQDIENALKKVKDGIKHTVYNNALGVFEDMGIKYYGPVDGHNIKELEKYLEFIKNYKDGPCILHLKTIKGKGLDFAEKNPTKFHGVNNKKTTSTSYSKVVGYTLKNIASKHNFIAYTAAMEEGTGLNILKEKYPEKVIDFGITEPSIVTAAGATRLAGLFTVVDIYSTFMQRAFDSIIHDIALQKIPVLFLLDRAGIVGEDGPTHHGVFDISYLRLIPNIEILTPLNAQDLANMIFTSFEKDLNKPTFIRFPRGGEYLNVDEIIANLKIVDYSWKIIKRGNDKNIIFVVGQLVEEYKKLWEELDATIIGVRNIKNIDEHILQLYLKDNINVITIEENSLKGGFNEEIKSYILKKKIKCSLHTFGIKDEFVPQGTRKELLNEFVVKPDEIKKLLYSTEKIK from the coding sequence ATGAAAGAAAAACCTTTGTATTATGCGATCCGAAAAATGAATTATGAACAATTAGATAGATTTGCAAATCGAATAAGAAAATATATTTATGAAACGGTAAAGAAAAATACTGGTCATTTATCTTCAAATTTAGGAACCGTTGAATTAACATTAGCTTTGTATAGAGTTTTTGATCCTGAAAAAGATATTATAATCTGGGATACAAGTCACCAAGCCTATATACATAAATTATTGACAGGTAGATGGCATTCTTTTTCTACTCTGAGACAAAGACATGGTATTAGTGGTTTTACTAATATTAATGAGAGTAAATATGATTATTTTGGTGCTGGTCATGCTGGAACTTCTGTTGCAGCAGCTTTAGGCTATGAACTTGGATTTAGAAGTCAAAATATAAATAAAAATGTTATAGCTATATTTGGCGATGGGGCTATGACAAGTGGTATGATTTTAGAATCATTAAATCAATTAAAGTCAATAAATTCTAAAATAAAAATTATTTTATTAAATAATGAAATGTCAATATCTCCTAATGTTGGTGCATTAGCGAAAATGTTGAATAAAATAAGAATTTCCACAGATTATTTTAGCCTTAAAGAAAAAATAAAAGTTTCTCTGGAAAGCACTGACGTTGGACAGGATATAGAAAATGCTCTAAAGAAAGTTAAAGATGGAATTAAACATACAGTTTACAATAATGCATTAGGTGTATTTGAGGATATGGGAATTAAATACTATGGACCTGTTGATGGACACAATATCAAAGAATTAGAAAAATACCTGGAATTTATAAAAAATTATAAAGATGGACCATGTATATTACATTTAAAAACAATTAAAGGGAAAGGTTTAGATTTTGCTGAAAAAAATCCAACAAAATTTCATGGAGTGAATAACAAAAAGACAACCAGCACATCTTACTCTAAGGTTGTTGGATATACATTAAAAAATATTGCTAGTAAACACAATTTTATTGCATATACTGCTGCAATGGAAGAAGGTACGGGATTAAATATATTAAAAGAGAAATACCCGGAAAAAGTAATTGATTTTGGCATTACAGAACCTTCTATTGTAACTGCAGCTGGAGCAACTAGATTAGCCGGACTATTTACTGTGGTTGATATTTATTCTACTTTCATGCAAAGAGCCTTTGATTCTATTATACATGATATTGCATTACAAAAAATCCCTGTTTTATTTCTTTTAGATAGAGCAGGAATAGTTGGAGAAGACGGACCTACTCATCATGGAGTTTTTGATATTTCTTATTTACGTTTAATCCCAAATATCGAAATACTTACACCTTTGAATGCTCAAGATTTAGCAAATATGATTTTTACATCCTTTGAAAAAGATCTGAATAAACCAACCTTTATTAGATTTCCACGTGGTGGAGAATATTTAAATGTTGATGAAATAATTGCTAATTTAAAGATTGTAGATTACTCATGGAAAATTATAAAACGAGGAAATGATAAAAATATTATTTTTGTTGTTGGACAATTAGTGGAAGAATATAAAAAGCTTTGGGAAGAACTCGATGCCACAATAATAGGTGTTAGAAATATTAAAAATATTGATGAACATATATTGCAATTATATCTTAAAGATAATATTAATGTAATAACAATAGAAGAAAATAGTCTAAAGGGTGGTTTTAATGAAGAGATTAAATCATATATATTAAAAAAGAAAATTAAATGTTCCTTACATACTTTTGGTATTAAAGATGAGTTTGTTCCACAGGGAACAAGAAAAGAACTTTTAAATGAGTTTGTTGTAAAACCGGATGAAATAAAGAAACTATTATATTCCACTGAAAAAATAAAGTAA